The Opitutus sp. ER46 genome contains a region encoding:
- a CDS encoding AMP-binding protein has product MERAALNALLRATGCAERHGSFVFLRDPTWSPAERTAAEALMAEAEARTAREDEGWLCVRTGGSGGGMKLARHDEQTLGAAVRGFCDHFDLEQVNTVGVLPPWHVSGLMARVRCGMTDGEYLPWEWKALEAGEFPRPVAAGPWVISLVPTQLQRLLLSESATAWLRRFNLVLLGGGPVWPALADAAARAGVPMAQSYGMTETAAMVVAQRPKEFLAGDRSVGTVMPHASVRIDGDGHVVLGGESLFHGYFPSWRREAEFVTQDLGRLDEQGRLHLLGRSDAVIITGGKKVQPSIVEAALRASGQFSDVAVIGLPDPEWGERVVACYPAADAAPDLARAAQELAPYQRPKDFVALADWPRNAQGKVNRAALAAAATQQMRGGET; this is encoded by the coding sequence ATGGAACGTGCTGCGCTGAACGCATTGCTGCGCGCCACGGGCTGTGCCGAACGGCACGGCAGCTTCGTGTTCCTGCGCGATCCCACCTGGAGCCCGGCGGAGCGGACCGCGGCCGAGGCGTTGATGGCTGAGGCGGAGGCGAGGACGGCCCGCGAGGACGAAGGCTGGCTCTGCGTGCGCACCGGCGGGTCAGGCGGCGGGATGAAGCTGGCGCGCCACGACGAGCAGACGCTCGGCGCGGCCGTGCGCGGTTTCTGCGATCACTTCGACCTCGAGCAGGTGAACACCGTTGGCGTGCTGCCCCCGTGGCACGTGAGCGGGCTGATGGCGCGGGTGCGCTGCGGCATGACCGACGGCGAATATCTGCCCTGGGAATGGAAGGCGCTCGAGGCCGGTGAGTTTCCCCGGCCGGTCGCGGCGGGTCCGTGGGTGATCTCGCTCGTGCCCACGCAGCTGCAGCGCCTCCTGCTTTCGGAGTCAGCGACGGCCTGGCTTCGGCGCTTCAACCTCGTGCTGCTCGGCGGCGGACCGGTGTGGCCGGCGCTCGCGGACGCGGCGGCGCGGGCCGGGGTGCCCATGGCGCAGAGTTATGGGATGACCGAAACGGCCGCGATGGTGGTGGCGCAGCGGCCCAAGGAGTTTCTCGCGGGCGACCGCAGCGTCGGCACGGTGATGCCGCATGCCTCCGTGCGCATCGATGGGGACGGCCACGTGGTGCTCGGCGGCGAGTCGCTCTTTCACGGCTATTTTCCCTCCTGGCGGCGTGAAGCGGAGTTCGTCACCCAGGATCTCGGGCGGTTGGACGAGCAGGGGCGCCTCCACCTGCTGGGCCGCAGCGACGCGGTGATCATCACCGGCGGCAAGAAAGTGCAGCCCTCGATCGTCGAGGCGGCGCTGCGGGCGAGCGGGCAGTTCTCCGACGTGGCGGTGATTGGGTTGCCGGACCCGGAGTGGGGTGAGCGGGTGGTCGCGTGCTACCCGGCGGCGGACGCCGCACCGGACCTCGCGCGGGCGGCCCAGGAACTGGCGCCGTACCAGCGCCCGAAGGACTTCGTCGCGCTCGCGGATTGGCCGCGCAACGCGCAGGGGAAGGTGAATCGAGCCGCGCTCGCGGCGGCGGCCACGCAGCAGATGCGCGGCGGTGAAACGTGA
- a CDS encoding ParB/Srx family N-terminal domain-containing protein, which translates to MPIQPTELSLESINIQGGTQARVRTNDDAIESYADEMSQGTVFPPITVYFDGATHWLADGFHRYLAAKRIGRDTILAEVNAGGRTDALRHALGANATNGVYRTNDDKRNAVEIALEEWPDLANPVLAEICRVSPELVRRRRTELTQSGRLQRAERVTGRDGKEYPAQIERQPRGKTEESSRDRDGGGGGGGFSKGKGDGGALGGTSIELEQEARAMIRKGEINPFELRGMATANALDYADAVITLLQTMKPDDPRRKEGLSKIRNWIDKALAG; encoded by the coding sequence ATGCCGATACAGCCGACCGAACTTTCACTCGAATCCATCAACATCCAAGGGGGCACGCAGGCCCGGGTTCGTACCAACGACGACGCCATCGAGAGCTACGCCGACGAAATGAGCCAGGGGACGGTGTTCCCGCCGATCACCGTGTACTTTGACGGCGCCACCCACTGGCTGGCCGACGGATTTCACCGTTATCTCGCCGCCAAGCGCATCGGCCGCGATACGATCCTCGCCGAGGTAAACGCGGGGGGCCGCACCGACGCGCTGCGGCACGCATTGGGCGCGAACGCCACGAACGGCGTCTATCGCACCAACGACGACAAGCGGAACGCCGTGGAAATCGCCCTCGAGGAGTGGCCCGACCTGGCCAATCCCGTGCTCGCCGAGATCTGCCGCGTCTCGCCGGAACTCGTCCGCCGCCGGCGCACCGAACTCACCCAGTCGGGCAGGTTGCAGCGCGCGGAGCGCGTCACTGGCCGCGACGGCAAGGAATACCCGGCGCAGATCGAGCGTCAGCCGCGCGGCAAGACGGAGGAATCCTCGCGTGATCGCGATGGCGGTGGTGGCGGCGGCGGTTTCAGCAAGGGCAAGGGCGATGGTGGCGCGCTCGGCGGCACGTCCATCGAGCTCGAGCAGGAAGCCCGCGCGATGATCCGCAAAGGCGAGATCAACCCCTTTGAACTGCGCGGCATGGCCACGGCCAACGCCCTCGATTACGCCGACGCGGTGATCACGTTGCTGCAGACGATGAAGCCCGACGATCCCCGTCGGAAGGAAGGTCTGTCGAAGATCCGCAACTGGATCGACAAGGCCCTCGCCGGCTGA
- a CDS encoding GrlR family regulatory protein translates to MNPGIYHVKFTSSRHTYGEGLAVFRNGTINGGDLGYYYLGRFEVTPAGVTAQLKIRKWNPPIDSVFGNLAEFDLELKGTMAADHTTFSVTGSTPQRPGASITVTGQRLSDTLD, encoded by the coding sequence ATGAATCCTGGTATTTACCACGTCAAATTCACCTCCTCCCGTCACACGTACGGCGAAGGCCTCGCGGTCTTCCGGAACGGCACGATCAATGGCGGTGACCTTGGGTACTACTATCTCGGCCGCTTCGAAGTGACGCCGGCCGGCGTCACGGCGCAGCTCAAGATTCGAAAGTGGAATCCCCCGATCGATTCCGTGTTCGGGAACCTCGCCGAGTTTGATCTCGAATTGAAGGGCACCATGGCCGCGGACCACACCACCTTCTCCGTCACCGGCAGCACGCCGCAGCGCCCGGGCGCCTCGATCACCGTCACCGGCCAGCGGCTCTCCGACACGCTGGACTAG